The proteins below come from a single Portunus trituberculatus isolate SZX2019 chromosome 34, ASM1759143v1, whole genome shotgun sequence genomic window:
- the LOC123512628 gene encoding serine/threonine-protein phosphatase 4 regulatory subunit 2-A-like codes for MLFVFSVTETARGGRSRGERAFLMIMENPELILEELEKFEKKTGDGMSKMLDDYIHHIAKTGDTIFPWHRIRHFMQHMLETVMNEFYETCGSAEDVSENSNVPPFSFFNTRDKLLHHFDTFTGAPFTIQRLCEIMVDPTKHYRRTDKFLRGLEKNVLVVSSIEPGSRQRRTEDPQHTLVNGLQEGGLHTSPIPSLPHHPKRLPHTQATNSVLNNTNDSYTAEMNDTDNQVSVSEANGPSGLHREEPPLDNSHTDASEPPSKKMRLEEEEEEEEEEEEEEESFEERAVEPPSRELPEEKEGACDEQEEAKLEAMEVEEQPSKDGEAEAEAKMETDEAQAPDTAGEEAGSTLAVPQEEEEEEEEQEQEQEQEQEQEQQQEEQQQQQQQEEEAEEASSNPTTVTDPPEGDKVEENHVKEGEEEEEPQEEVLPSEASPEVCSSNSLPASSPPKAEEAERVLVVFSSRSCEDGSPDSGEGPEEGSGDQEVPDRAKERESSSEAAAADEESRSQSPGAADCSLQAEESSSSSSHEADSTSQSHTGDLVTQPPHTAVPAEAEVDSAVPSPPPTPEVDNSTEATTTPSPPPVESVETPTPSNSSSEYPTSDTTATAAAAHTTSETPTPSTSTTTTTASITTASTTTTTTTTNHSKNCVPTSPDSETPEPAPAPAPSPASSSAQTPAADTDSSSGAATSSTTNLPPSASSRGDEQEGGGAESCHKQTLASISCSSSHQSEPDHQPTEEE; via the exons AATTTGAAAAGAAGACGGGAGATGGTATGTCCAAGATGCTGGATGACTACATCCACCACATCGCCAAGACCGGAGACACCATCTTCCCCTGGCACCGCATCAGGCACTTCATGCAGCACATGCTGGAGACG GTAATGAACGAATTTTACGAAACGTGCGGCAGTGCGGAGGATGTTAGTGAGAACAGCAACgtgcctcccttctccttcttcaacaCACGGGACAAGCTGCTACACCACTTCGACACCTTCACTGG GGCCCCATTCACGATACAGAGGCTATGTGAGATAATGGTCGACCCCACCAAGCACTACCGACGCACAGACAAGTTCCTCCGGGGCCTTGAGAAGAATGTGCTAGTGGTGTCCAGCATCGAGCCAGGCAGCCGACA ACGACGAACAGAGGACCCCCAACACACCCTGGTGAATGGGCTGCAGGAGGGCGGGCTGCACACCTCACCCATCCCCTCACTGCCCCACCACCCCAAGAGACTCCCCCACACACAGGCCACTAACTCAGTACTAAACAACACAAATG ACTCCTACACTGCAGAGATGAATGACACAGACAACCAGGTGAGCGTCTCGGAGGCCAACGGTCCCAGCGGCCTGCACCGGGAGGAGCCGCCGCTGGACAACTCCCACACAGATGCCTCAGAGCCTCCCAGTAAGAAGATGAggctggaagaagaggaggaggaggaggaagaagaagaggaagaggaggaatccttTGAGGAAAGAGCCGTGGAGCCTCCCTCCAGGGAACTgcctgaggagaaggaaggagcctGTGATGAACAGGAGGAGGCCAAACTGGAGgcgatggaggtggaggaacagCCAAGCAAGGACGGTGAGGCTGAGGCCGAGGCCAAGATGGAGACGGATGAAGCACAAGCTCCCGACACTGCGGGGGAGGAAGCGGGCAGTACCCTGGCTGTGcctcaggaggaggaagaggaagaggaagagcaggagcaggagcaggagcaggagcaggagcaggagcagcagcaggaagagcaacagcagcagcagcaacaggaagaggaggctgaGGAAGCTTCCAGCAACCCCACCACAGTAACAGACCCTCCTGAGGGTGACAAGGTGGAGGAGAACCAcgtgaaggagggggaggaggaggaggagcctcaGGAGGAGGTGCTTCCCTCTGAGGCGTCGCCAGAGGTGTGTTCTTCAAACAGCCTCCCAGCCAGCTCACCCCCCAAGGCCGAGGAAGCTGAgagggtgctggtggtgttctCCTCCAGGTCTTGTGAGGACGGCAGCCCGGACTCAGGGGAGGGGCCGGAGGAGGGCAGCGGAGACCAGGAGGTGCCAGACAGGGCCAAG gagagggagagcagcTCCGAGGCCGCTGCAGCCGACGAGGAAAGTAGAAGCCAGTCTCCGGGTGCGGCGGACTGCTCCCTACAGGCAGAGgagtccagcagcagcagcagccacgaGGCGGACAGCACCTCACAGAGCCACACCGGCgacctggtcacccagccacccCACACTGCTGTCCCCGCTGAGGCAGAGGTGGATTCTGCCGtgccctctccacctcccacaCCAGAGGTGGACAACTCCACAGAGGcaaccacaacaccatcaccaccaccagtggaGTCAGTGGAGACTCCCACCCCCTCCAACAGTTCCTCAGAGTACCCCACTTCAGACACCACGgcaaccgccgccgccgcccacacTACCTCAGAGACCCCCACCCCctccacctcaaccaccaccacaactgcctccatcaccaccgccagcaccaccaccacaaccaccaccaccaatcacagcAAAAACTGTGTCCCGACGTCACCCGACTCGGAGACTCCCGAGCCGGCCCCGGCCCCGGCTCCGTCACCAGCCTCATCCTCGGCCCAGACTCCAGCGGCAGACACAGACAGCAGCAGTGGCGCGGcgacctcctccaccaccaacctgcCACCATCTGCCTCCAGCCGGGGTGATGAGCAGGAGGGCGGTGGTGCCGAGTCCTGCCACAAACAGACCCTAGCCAGTATTAGTTGCTCAAGTTCACACCAGAGTGAGCCCGACCACCAACCAACAGAGGAAGAATAG